One window from the genome of Pedobacter schmidteae encodes:
- a CDS encoding exo-beta-N-acetylmuramidase NamZ domain-containing protein: MTKSLTHVLNTVLIATLLQACSPSTTVAFNPAVPNPYKVKAEAIDPPKSEKLLTGAEQTDLYVPYLKGKRVGMVVNPTSIIGKETTVDSLLKLGVNIVKIFGPEHGFRGNASNGTHVDDEIDTKTGIKAISLYGKNSTPSKAQLADIDVMVFDIQDVGVRFYTYINTLQHVMEACAANNKEVLILDRPNPNGFYIDGPVLDPQFKSGIGLKPIPAVHGLTVGEYAQMLNGENWLDNKLKCKIKVIKVANYTHDTPYELPVNPSPNLNTPQSILLYPTTCLFEGTYLNYGRGTQFPFTIVGAPALKGKYNFSFTPVSLKGMSESPLFMNQVCYGLDLRDFDTNHFRKTKQINLAWIIELYKNSPNKADFFNSSLSKEMGTIERLIGVGDFRKQIIAGKSEKEIRASWEPGLSKYKTMRKKYLLYP, from the coding sequence GTCCTTCAACAACTGTTGCTTTTAACCCGGCAGTACCAAATCCTTATAAAGTAAAAGCCGAAGCTATTGATCCGCCTAAAAGCGAAAAATTACTTACCGGCGCAGAGCAAACAGATTTGTATGTGCCCTACCTGAAGGGCAAACGTGTGGGTATGGTGGTCAATCCAACCTCTATTATAGGCAAAGAAACCACGGTAGACAGTCTGCTGAAACTGGGCGTAAATATTGTTAAGATATTTGGTCCAGAACATGGTTTCAGAGGTAATGCCAGTAATGGTACACATGTGGATGATGAAATTGATACCAAAACAGGAATTAAGGCAATTTCTTTATATGGTAAAAATTCGACGCCTAGCAAAGCACAGCTGGCTGATATAGATGTAATGGTGTTTGATATCCAGGATGTAGGTGTACGCTTTTATACCTATATCAACACCTTACAGCATGTCATGGAAGCTTGCGCTGCCAACAACAAGGAGGTATTGATACTGGACAGGCCCAATCCAAATGGTTTTTATATTGACGGACCTGTACTGGATCCTCAGTTTAAATCGGGCATAGGTTTAAAGCCAATTCCTGCTGTACATGGATTGACAGTTGGCGAGTACGCGCAGATGCTGAATGGCGAAAATTGGTTGGACAATAAACTGAAATGTAAAATTAAGGTGATCAAGGTAGCCAATTATACCCATGATACGCCTTATGAACTGCCCGTTAATCCGTCGCCAAACTTGAATACTCCGCAATCTATTTTGTTATATCCTACCACCTGCCTTTTTGAAGGGACATACCTCAATTATGGTCGCGGTACTCAATTCCCTTTTACAATTGTCGGTGCACCTGCATTAAAAGGTAAATACAATTTTTCCTTTACACCAGTAAGCCTAAAGGGCATGTCGGAAAGCCCTTTGTTTATGAATCAGGTTTGCTATGGTTTGGATCTTAGAGATTTTGACACCAACCATTTCAGAAAAACCAAGCAGATTAACCTGGCCTGGATCATTGAACTTTATAAAAACTCGCCGAATAAGGCCGATTTCTTTAATTCCAGTTTGAGTAAAGAAATGGGAACAATTGAAAGGCTTATTGGCGTTGGCGACTTCAGGAAGCAAATTATTGCCGGTAAGTCTGAAAAAGAGATCAGGGCAAGCTGGGAACCGGGATTGAGTAAGTATAAAACAATGCGCAAAAAGTATTTGTTATATCCTTAA
- a CDS encoding DNA topoisomerase IB, which translates to MMHVQEELEESGLVYLTDSEPGIYRKGKPGQFYYVDQTGNRIKDAKLLDRIQTLVLPPAWTNVWIAPKPKAHLQATGLDVAGRKQYKYHTEWTSRRSDSKYFRLLEFGKVLPPARKRIAKDLKRKDLDEQKVLAICIQLMQKTLIRIGNESYKQLYGSYGLSTLKDQHVKIEGHKMRLSFVGKKGVKHDVVLNDRTLARLVKKCRDIPGQDLFQFYKNGSIHQPVDSGRINNYIKDITGGDFTAKDFRTWGGTLEALRQLAICSTQATQNKSKKKIVVEVLDCVAAKLGNTRAVCKSSYVYPLLLQWYEDDRLNKYLKKIDTTGTRNLEALKNDEKVLMQFLRATNP; encoded by the coding sequence ATGATGCATGTGCAGGAAGAACTCGAAGAAAGTGGATTGGTTTATTTAACCGATAGTGAACCAGGTATATACAGAAAGGGAAAACCTGGCCAATTTTATTATGTAGACCAAACAGGAAACAGGATAAAAGACGCTAAATTGCTGGATAGAATTCAGACCCTGGTGTTGCCTCCGGCCTGGACAAATGTATGGATTGCCCCTAAACCAAAGGCACATTTACAAGCAACGGGGCTAGATGTTGCCGGTCGTAAGCAGTATAAATATCACACTGAATGGACCTCCAGGCGGTCGGACAGTAAGTATTTCAGGCTCCTTGAATTTGGTAAGGTTTTGCCCCCTGCCAGAAAAAGAATAGCAAAAGACTTAAAAAGAAAAGACCTTGATGAACAGAAGGTACTGGCTATTTGTATTCAATTGATGCAAAAAACGCTTATCAGGATTGGTAATGAATCGTATAAACAATTATATGGTAGCTATGGCCTGAGCACATTGAAAGATCAGCATGTTAAAATTGAAGGCCATAAAATGAGGCTCAGTTTTGTAGGGAAAAAGGGTGTAAAGCATGATGTTGTTTTAAATGACCGGACGTTGGCACGTCTGGTTAAAAAATGCAGGGACATTCCTGGACAAGACCTTTTTCAGTTTTACAAAAACGGATCCATACATCAGCCGGTAGACTCGGGCAGGATCAATAATTATATCAAAGATATTACTGGAGGCGATTTCACCGCCAAGGATTTTCGTACCTGGGGCGGAACGCTGGAGGCATTAAGACAATTGGCCATATGCAGTACTCAGGCAACGCAAAACAAATCAAAAAAGAAGATTGTGGTGGAGGTATTGGATTGCGTGGCTGCAAAGTTGGGCAACACCAGGGCGGTTTGTAAAAGTTCCTATGTGTATCCTCTGTTGTTGCAGTGGTATGAAGATGACCGACTGAATAAATACCTTAAAAAGATAGATACCACGGGGACAAGAAACCTGGAGGCATTAAAGAACGATGAAAAGGTATTGATGCAGTTTTTACGAGCTACAAATCCTTAG
- the fmt gene encoding methionyl-tRNA formyltransferase — protein sequence MRLVFMGTPDFAVASLNALVEAGFDVVGVVTAADKPAGRGQKLQESAVKQYAVAKGLKILQPLKLKDPDFIQELKALQADLQVVVAFRMLPTIVWDMPAKGTINLHASLLPQYRGAAPINHAIINGEKESGVTTFFLKHEIDTGDVIFSEKVAIANDDTAGDLHDKLMNIGADLLVKTVRAIEAGNYTEQPQPQNEELKHAPKIFKEHCQIDWNQPVQSIYNLIRGLSPYPTAFTRLNDKTLKVFKAELEEKETGLAAGAFLSDGKTYLKFAAKDGFIKLTDLQYEGKKRMQVDEFLRGMRL from the coding sequence ATGAGATTAGTTTTTATGGGTACACCCGATTTTGCAGTTGCTTCATTAAATGCATTGGTAGAAGCGGGATTTGACGTGGTTGGTGTAGTTACTGCAGCAGATAAACCTGCCGGGCGTGGTCAAAAGCTACAGGAAAGCGCAGTAAAACAATATGCTGTTGCAAAGGGCCTAAAAATATTACAACCCTTAAAGCTTAAAGATCCGGATTTTATTCAAGAATTGAAAGCTTTACAGGCCGACTTACAGGTGGTGGTTGCTTTTAGGATGCTGCCAACAATAGTTTGGGATATGCCTGCCAAAGGGACCATAAACCTTCATGCCTCATTATTGCCTCAATATCGTGGAGCCGCCCCTATCAATCACGCCATTATAAACGGCGAAAAAGAAAGTGGGGTAACGACCTTCTTCTTAAAACACGAAATAGATACCGGCGATGTGATTTTTTCAGAAAAAGTAGCAATTGCAAATGATGATACCGCGGGCGACCTGCACGACAAGCTAATGAATATTGGGGCAGATTTACTTGTAAAAACTGTAAGGGCAATTGAAGCTGGCAACTATACAGAACAGCCGCAGCCGCAAAATGAGGAGTTAAAACACGCGCCTAAAATATTTAAAGAACATTGCCAGATAGACTGGAACCAACCGGTCCAAAGTATCTATAACCTTATTCGTGGTTTAAGTCCCTACCCTACGGCTTTTACCAGGTTGAATGATAAAACGCTTAAAGTTTTTAAAGCCGAACTGGAAGAGAAAGAAACCGGTCTGGCAGCAGGTGCGTTTCTTTCCGATGGTAAAACTTATTTGAAGTTTGCCGCAAAAGACGGTTTCATCAAACTTACAGACCTGCAATATGAAGGTAAAAAACGAATGCAGGTAGATGAGTTTTTAAGGGGAATGCGACTATAG